The Halorientalis sp. IM1011 genome window below encodes:
- a CDS encoding type IV pilin — protein MSTRALGSVVGVVLLVGVAVIAAAAVGATALGAAPTGDDGPTRAAFDLRADADADRLTIVHRGGDTVAISELRVRVRIDGRSLAHQPPVPFFAATGFESGPTGPFNSAADGDWRAGERASLRLAGTNEPTLEDGSRVTVELYLDGRKLAELEAIA, from the coding sequence GTGTCGACCCGTGCTCTCGGCTCCGTCGTCGGCGTCGTCCTGCTGGTCGGCGTCGCCGTCATCGCAGCCGCCGCCGTCGGTGCGACCGCTCTCGGCGCGGCACCGACCGGCGACGACGGCCCGACCCGGGCCGCCTTCGACCTCCGGGCCGACGCCGACGCGGACCGGCTGACGATCGTCCACCGTGGCGGTGACACCGTCGCTATCTCCGAGCTCCGGGTCCGCGTCCGGATCGACGGCCGTTCACTCGCCCACCAGCCACCCGTCCCCTTCTTCGCCGCCACCGGGTTCGAGTCCGGCCCGACCGGCCCGTTCAACAGCGCCGCCGACGGCGACTGGCGGGCCGGCGAACGCGCGAGCCTCCGGCTGGCCGGGACGAACGAGCCCACGCTGGAAGACGGGTCACGGGTGACCGTCGAGCTGTATCTGGACGGGCGGAAACTGGCGGAGCTGGAGGCGATAGCGTAG
- a CDS encoding V-type ATP synthase subunit F, with product MSQEIAVIGSPDFTTGFRLAGVRKFADVPDDEKAAELDDAVEEMLSDDEVGILVMHDDDLEHLSRGVRNDVETSVEPVLVTLGGEGAGSGGLRDQIKRAIGIDLMEED from the coding sequence ATGAGCCAGGAGATCGCGGTGATCGGCAGCCCGGACTTCACGACGGGCTTCCGGCTGGCCGGCGTCCGCAAGTTCGCGGACGTGCCGGACGACGAGAAGGCGGCGGAGCTGGACGACGCGGTCGAAGAGATGCTTTCGGACGACGAGGTCGGCATCCTCGTGATGCACGACGACGATCTGGAGCACCTCTCGCGAGGTGTCCGCAACGACGTCGAAACCAGCGTCGAACCGGTGCTCGTCACCCTCGGCGGCGAGGGTGCCGGCAGCGGCGGCCTGCGCGACCAGATCAAACGAGCTATCGGTATCGACCTCATGGAGGAAGATTAG
- a CDS encoding V-type ATP synthase subunit C: MIDTEKTSGPGNYEYVIARVRSRRASLFDDDDYRKLTRMGPGEIARFMEESEYESEMNALGARHSGVDLIEYALNRNVAKHFEDLLRWSEGELYGYIARYLRKFDVWNVKTIIRGNYSGESRENIETDLIRAGEFDEGLLDELLAAGSIQGIVERLGSTRYGDALEEAYEVYEESDVLVPLENALDRSFYEDLLTGLPTEPSRPMELYVEFLSAEVDFRNLRNAFRIARSGADMEAAEYYIEGGDLFSPTEIRQLAGDMDRLVEHVRQSRYGEELRDGLDALEEAGSLLEFERAVDAALLEYSRRLSSRYPLSICPVLAYVLAKEREVDNIRAIARGREGGLSQEEIENELVIL; encoded by the coding sequence ATGATCGACACCGAAAAAACGAGCGGCCCCGGAAACTACGAGTACGTGATCGCGCGGGTCCGTTCGCGCCGGGCGTCGCTGTTCGACGACGACGACTACCGGAAGCTGACCCGAATGGGGCCGGGCGAGATCGCCCGGTTCATGGAGGAAAGCGAGTACGAAAGCGAGATGAACGCGCTCGGCGCTCGCCACTCCGGGGTCGATCTCATCGAGTACGCGCTGAACCGCAACGTCGCCAAACACTTCGAGGATCTGCTGCGCTGGTCGGAGGGTGAACTGTACGGGTACATCGCCCGCTACCTGCGGAAGTTCGACGTCTGGAACGTCAAGACGATCATCCGCGGGAACTACTCCGGCGAGAGCCGCGAGAACATCGAGACCGACCTGATCAGGGCCGGCGAGTTCGACGAGGGACTGCTCGACGAGCTGCTCGCGGCCGGCTCGATCCAGGGGATCGTCGAGCGACTCGGATCGACCCGGTACGGCGACGCCCTCGAGGAGGCCTACGAGGTCTACGAGGAAAGCGACGTGCTGGTGCCCCTCGAAAACGCGCTCGACCGGTCGTTCTACGAGGACCTCCTGACCGGGCTCCCGACCGAGCCCAGTCGGCCGATGGAACTCTACGTGGAGTTCCTCAGCGCCGAAGTCGACTTCCGGAACCTCCGGAACGCCTTCCGGATCGCCCGGAGCGGTGCGGACATGGAGGCCGCGGAGTACTACATCGAGGGCGGGGACCTGTTCAGCCCCACCGAGATCCGCCAGCTGGCCGGCGACATGGACCGACTGGTCGAGCACGTCCGACAGAGCCGCTACGGCGAGGAGTTGCGTGACGGGCTCGACGCGCTCGAAGAGGCCGGGAGTCTGCTGGAGTTCGAGCGCGCGGTCGACGCGGCGCTACTGGAGTACTCGCGGCGGCTATCCAGCCGGTATCCGCTGTCGATCTGTCCGGTCCTGGCGTACGTGCTGGCCAAGGAGCGGGAGGTCGACAACATCCGCGCCATCGCGCGCGGCCGGGAAGGTGGCCTCTCACAGGAGGAGATCGAAAACGAGCTGGTGATACTATGA
- a CDS encoding methyltransferase domain-containing protein: MGVLEDKSRARLFYKYLSKVYDRINPFIWNEEMRTAAIDLLDIERDDRVLDIGCGTGFGTEGLLEEVDTVYGLDQSPHQLEKAYEKFGKRDGPVNFHLGDAERLPFKDDAFDVVWSSGSIEYWPNPVEALEECRRVAKPGGQVLIVGPNYPNSSVFQKLADAIMLFYDEREADRMFREAGFTDFEHHTMGPDYNPEIAITTVATVPE; the protein is encoded by the coding sequence ATGGGAGTCCTCGAAGACAAGTCCCGGGCCCGGCTCTTCTACAAGTACCTCTCGAAGGTGTACGACCGGATCAACCCCTTCATCTGGAACGAGGAGATGCGGACGGCAGCCATCGACCTGCTCGACATCGAACGCGACGACAGGGTGCTCGACATCGGCTGTGGCACCGGCTTCGGGACCGAGGGCCTGCTCGAGGAAGTCGACACCGTCTACGGTCTCGACCAGAGTCCCCACCAGCTCGAGAAGGCCTACGAGAAGTTCGGCAAACGTGACGGCCCCGTGAACTTCCACCTGGGCGACGCCGAACGGCTCCCCTTCAAGGACGACGCCTTCGACGTGGTCTGGTCCTCGGGCTCCATCGAGTACTGGCCCAACCCCGTCGAGGCCCTCGAGGAGTGTCGCCGCGTCGCGAAACCCGGCGGCCAGGTGCTCATCGTCGGCCCCAACTACCCCAACTCCTCGGTGTTCCAGAAACTCGCCGACGCGATCATGCTCTTCTACGACGAGCGCGAGGCAGACCGGATGTTCCGCGAGGCCGGTTTCACCGACTTCGAACACCACACGATGGGCCCCGACTACAACCCGGAGATCGCAATTACGACGGTTGCGACGGTGCCGGAGTAG
- a CDS encoding ATP synthase subunit A: MSQATESDVREDGQIESVSGPVVTAVDLDAKMNDVVYVGHEGLMGEVIEIEGNITTIQVYEETSAVSPGEPVESTGAPLSVDLGPGMLDAIYDGVQRPLDVLEEKMGSAFLDRGVDAPGIDLEKTWEFNPEVEEGDEVEPNDIVGIVPETPSIDHKVMVPPDYEGGEVVDVQSGDYNVEETVVELDNGEEIKMRQEWPVRSQRPADEKQTPTTPLVSGQRILDGLFPIAKGGTAAIPGPFGSGKTVTQHQLAKWADADIVVYVGCGERGNEMTEVIEDFPELEDPTTGNALMDRTCLIANTSNMPVAARESCIYTGITIAEYFRDMGYDVALMADSTSRWAEAMREISSRLEEMPGEEGYPAYLAARLAEFYERAGYFENINGTEGSVSAIGAVSPPGGDFSEPVTQNTLRIVKTFWALDADLAERRHFPAINWNESYSLYRNQLDPWFEDNVAADWPEQRQWAIDVLDEETELQEIVQLVGKDALPEDQQLTLEVARFLREAWLQQDAFHDVDTFCEPEKTYGILGAIKTFNDEAFEALEAGVPVEEITDVEALPRLNRIGVQEEWESYIEELEDDITDQIRELY; this comes from the coding sequence ATGAGTCAAGCGACAGAATCCGACGTCCGCGAAGACGGACAGATCGAGAGCGTAAGCGGTCCCGTCGTGACGGCTGTAGACCTCGACGCGAAGATGAACGACGTGGTCTACGTCGGTCACGAGGGACTGATGGGTGAAGTCATCGAAATCGAGGGCAATATCACGACCATCCAGGTCTACGAGGAGACCTCCGCGGTCTCGCCGGGCGAACCCGTCGAGTCCACCGGAGCGCCCCTCTCCGTCGACCTCGGGCCGGGCATGCTCGACGCCATCTACGACGGCGTCCAGCGCCCGCTCGACGTGCTCGAAGAGAAGATGGGATCGGCGTTCCTCGACCGCGGTGTCGACGCACCGGGGATCGACCTGGAGAAGACCTGGGAGTTCAACCCCGAGGTCGAAGAAGGCGACGAGGTCGAGCCCAACGACATCGTCGGGATCGTCCCCGAGACGCCCAGCATCGACCACAAAGTGATGGTCCCGCCCGACTACGAGGGCGGCGAAGTCGTCGACGTGCAGTCCGGCGACTACAACGTCGAGGAGACGGTCGTCGAACTCGACAACGGCGAGGAGATCAAGATGCGCCAGGAGTGGCCCGTCCGCTCCCAGCGCCCCGCCGACGAGAAGCAGACCCCGACGACCCCGCTGGTCTCGGGCCAGCGCATCCTCGACGGCCTGTTCCCCATCGCGAAGGGCGGGACGGCCGCGATTCCCGGACCGTTCGGCTCGGGGAAGACGGTCACCCAGCACCAGCTCGCCAAGTGGGCCGACGCGGACATCGTCGTCTACGTCGGCTGTGGCGAGCGTGGCAACGAGATGACCGAAGTGATCGAGGACTTCCCGGAACTGGAAGACCCGACCACCGGGAACGCGCTGATGGACCGGACCTGCCTCATCGCGAACACCTCGAACATGCCCGTCGCGGCCCGTGAGTCCTGTATCTACACGGGGATCACCATCGCGGAGTACTTCCGTGACATGGGCTACGACGTGGCGCTGATGGCCGACTCCACCTCGCGGTGGGCCGAGGCCATGCGGGAAATCTCCTCGCGGCTGGAGGAGATGCCCGGTGAGGAGGGCTACCCGGCCTACCTCGCCGCCCGCCTCGCGGAGTTCTACGAGCGGGCCGGCTACTTCGAGAACATCAACGGCACCGAGGGCTCGGTCTCGGCGATCGGAGCGGTCAGCCCGCCGGGCGGGGACTTCTCGGAGCCGGTCACCCAGAACACGCTGCGGATCGTCAAGACGTTCTGGGCGCTGGACGCCGACCTCGCGGAGCGTCGGCACTTCCCGGCGATCAACTGGAACGAGTCCTACTCGCTGTATCGGAATCAGCTGGACCCGTGGTTCGAGGACAACGTCGCCGCCGACTGGCCCGAACAGCGCCAGTGGGCGATCGACGTCCTCGACGAGGAGACGGAACTGCAGGAGATCGTCCAGCTCGTCGGGAAGGACGCCCTGCCCGAGGACCAGCAGCTCACGCTCGAGGTCGCGCGGTTCCTGCGTGAGGCCTGGCTCCAGCAGGACGCGTTCCACGACGTGGACACCTTCTGTGAACCCGAGAAGACCTACGGGATCCTCGGGGCGATCAAGACGTTCAACGACGAGGCCTTCGAGGCGCTCGAGGCCGGCGTCCCCGTCGAGGAGATCACGGACGTCGAGGCACTCCCCCGCCTGAACCGCATCGGCGTGCAGGAAGAGTGGGAGAGCTACATCGAGGAACTGGAAGACGACATCACAGACCAGATCAGAGAGCTCTACTAA
- a CDS encoding V-type ATP synthase subunit E, with the protein MSLDTVVEDIREKARARAEDIRSEAEAEAEEILAEAERDAEEIRDEREAEVESTIEQEREQRLSSAKLEAKQARLEARRDVLGDVRETAEEEIADIDGDDREELTAALLEGTVAEFDDDATLEVRGRADDEELIESLLSEMDYDGEYVGEYDCLGGVVVTSEQSRVRVNNTFDAILEDVWEENLGEISDQLFEQ; encoded by the coding sequence ATGAGCCTTGATACAGTCGTAGAGGACATACGGGAGAAAGCCCGCGCGCGTGCGGAGGACATTCGGTCAGAGGCGGAAGCCGAAGCCGAGGAGATCCTCGCCGAAGCCGAACGCGACGCCGAGGAGATCCGTGACGAGCGCGAGGCCGAAGTGGAATCGACCATCGAACAGGAGCGCGAACAGCGCCTCTCCAGCGCGAAACTGGAGGCCAAACAGGCCCGTCTCGAGGCCCGCCGTGACGTCCTCGGTGACGTTCGGGAGACGGCCGAGGAAGAGATCGCCGACATCGACGGCGACGACCGCGAGGAGTTGACCGCGGCGCTGCTGGAGGGAACCGTCGCGGAGTTCGACGACGACGCGACGCTGGAAGTGCGAGGCCGGGCCGACGACGAGGAGCTGATCGAGTCGCTGCTTTCGGAGATGGACTACGACGGGGAGTACGTCGGCGAGTACGACTGTCTCGGTGGCGTCGTCGTCACCAGCGAGCAGTCCCGCGTTCGGGTGAACAACACCTTCGACGCCATCCTCGAGGACGTCTGGGAGGAGAACCTAGGCGAGATCAGCGACCAACTGTTCGAGCAATGA
- a CDS encoding zinc-dependent alcohol dehydrogenase family protein, producing MRAAVLEEHGEPLAIKEVDAPDPEPHGVVVETEACGICRSDWHGWQGDWAWLDIETEQGQILGHEPAGRVVSVGDEVEGVREGDHVAIPFNLGDGACPECRRGFSNTCENGMPLGFVKQAQGAFAEEVHVPFADHNAVGLPDGVSSVDMAGLGCRFMTSFHALAHRADLAAGDWVAVHGCGGVGLSAVHIADALGGNVVAVDLKDEKLADAEDLGAVETVNAAETEDVAGTVKDITDGGADISVDALGVAETCRNSILSLGNRGQHLQIGLTTEEEEGMVAVPTDAMVMQEIEFVGSFGMPPTRYDEIFRMVATGKLDPSAVVSETVGLEDVSDKLAAMTDFETDGIPVVDSF from the coding sequence ATGCGCGCAGCAGTCCTCGAGGAACACGGCGAACCGCTCGCGATCAAGGAGGTCGACGCCCCGGACCCGGAGCCACACGGCGTCGTGGTCGAGACGGAGGCCTGCGGGATCTGTCGGAGCGACTGGCACGGCTGGCAGGGCGACTGGGCGTGGCTGGACATCGAGACCGAACAGGGCCAGATCCTCGGGCACGAGCCCGCGGGACGTGTCGTCTCGGTCGGCGATGAGGTCGAGGGGGTCCGCGAGGGCGATCACGTCGCGATCCCGTTCAACCTCGGCGACGGGGCCTGTCCGGAGTGTCGGCGCGGCTTCTCGAACACCTGCGAGAACGGCATGCCGCTGGGGTTCGTCAAGCAGGCCCAGGGGGCCTTCGCCGAAGAGGTCCACGTGCCCTTCGCCGACCACAACGCGGTCGGGCTCCCGGACGGTGTCTCCTCGGTGGACATGGCCGGGCTGGGCTGTCGGTTCATGACCTCCTTCCACGCGCTGGCCCACCGGGCCGACCTCGCGGCCGGGGACTGGGTGGCCGTTCACGGCTGTGGCGGCGTGGGCCTGTCGGCGGTCCACATCGCCGACGCCCTCGGTGGCAACGTCGTGGCCGTCGACCTGAAGGACGAGAAACTGGCCGACGCCGAGGACCTCGGCGCGGTCGAGACGGTCAACGCCGCCGAGACCGAGGACGTGGCCGGGACCGTGAAGGACATCACCGACGGCGGCGCGGACATCAGCGTCGACGCGCTGGGCGTCGCCGAGACCTGTCGGAACTCCATCCTGAGCCTGGGGAATCGCGGCCAACACCTCCAGATCGGGTTGACGACCGAGGAGGAGGAGGGGATGGTCGCGGTCCCGACGGACGCGATGGTGATGCAGGAGATCGAGTTCGTCGGCTCGTTCGGGATGCCGCCGACCCGCTACGACGAGATCTTCCGCATGGTCGCGACGGGGAAACTCGACCCCAGCGCCGTGGTTTCGGAGACCGTGGGACTCGAAGACGTCTCGGACAAGCTGGCGGCGATGACGGACTTCGAGACGGACGGGATCCCGGTCGTCGACTCGTTCTGA
- a CDS encoding V-type ATP synthase subunit I: MLRPERMSRVSVTGSKQVMEPVVETVHELRLVDLSDYDGTWEGFEPGQPAEGGDEASEKLVTVRSLKSILGVDEADAGPTRLVTEEALDEELEDIREEVNELDDRRDELKDELRTVEERIDSVEPFAALGIDLDLLTGYDSLSVAVGEGDAEAIEDELAGAEGVAAFEVFSEGDAVAVFVYPEAASPTEPGTDLSVQDLLVGARFQAYEIPDAEGSPEEYISELNHRKQQLESKLDTVEDELGDLRLDVAGFLLAAEETLAIEAQKAEAPLSFATTENAFVAEGWLPTDEYERLESGLREAVGDRVEIEELERAEYDSDGHVHHTEDVNEGGSGGAEVASPETTDSPESAESAESEREKEKEPVADGGSVTMGDDQPPVVQKNPGAAKPFEALVGVINRPKYSEFDPTVLLFLTFPAFFGFMIGDLGYGILYVLLGYWLYSSFDSDMLRSLGGVGIWAGAFTAIFGILYGEIFGFHYIAEYLWGGSAPIHKGLQPYHSAWAQAWLVLSLLAGMVHLAIGWILDFVQNFQHHGLGDAIGESGSWLLMLFGIWAWIFGGAFGSAPDLLYGSDSVFNGNPLPLGFAGLPETVGLAGLAVFFVGLVLLVNAEPVEGVEFLNVLVNVLSYTRIAAVLLAKAAMAFVVNLLVFGVYVTQEHGGEAWHFGTGGMPEAGTTYHGYEVVDIMFGGLVHSGIAGVLAGILILVIGHVLVLALGVTSAGLQGVRLEYVEFFGKFYEGGGRKYMPFGHEREYTAED, from the coding sequence ATGCTCAGACCTGAGCGAATGAGTCGGGTCTCGGTGACCGGCTCCAAACAGGTCATGGAGCCGGTCGTCGAGACCGTACACGAACTGCGTCTGGTCGACCTCAGCGACTACGACGGCACGTGGGAGGGCTTCGAGCCCGGACAGCCAGCCGAAGGCGGCGACGAGGCCTCCGAGAAGCTCGTCACCGTCCGCTCGCTGAAGTCCATCCTCGGCGTCGACGAGGCCGACGCCGGCCCGACGCGACTTGTGACCGAGGAGGCTCTCGACGAGGAACTCGAGGACATCCGCGAAGAAGTCAACGAACTCGACGACCGCCGGGATGAACTGAAGGACGAGCTCCGGACGGTCGAAGAGCGTATCGACAGCGTCGAGCCGTTCGCGGCGCTCGGAATCGATCTGGACCTGCTGACTGGCTACGACTCGCTTTCCGTCGCCGTCGGGGAGGGCGACGCCGAGGCTATCGAGGACGAACTCGCCGGAGCCGAGGGCGTCGCGGCCTTCGAGGTGTTCTCCGAGGGTGACGCCGTCGCGGTCTTCGTCTACCCCGAGGCGGCCTCGCCGACCGAACCCGGCACCGACCTCTCCGTGCAGGATCTCCTGGTCGGGGCCCGGTTCCAGGCCTACGAGATCCCCGACGCCGAGGGCAGCCCCGAGGAGTACATCTCGGAGCTGAACCACCGCAAACAGCAGCTCGAATCGAAGCTCGATACGGTCGAGGACGAACTCGGTGACCTGCGACTCGACGTGGCCGGCTTCCTGCTGGCCGCAGAGGAGACGCTGGCCATCGAGGCCCAGAAGGCCGAGGCACCGCTGTCCTTCGCGACGACGGAGAACGCCTTCGTCGCAGAAGGATGGCTCCCGACCGACGAGTACGAACGCCTCGAATCCGGCCTGCGAGAGGCCGTCGGCGACCGCGTCGAGATCGAGGAACTCGAACGCGCCGAGTACGACTCCGACGGGCACGTCCACCACACCGAAGACGTGAACGAGGGCGGTTCGGGTGGGGCCGAAGTCGCCTCCCCGGAGACCACCGACTCGCCCGAGAGCGCAGAGAGCGCCGAAAGCGAACGGGAAAAGGAGAAAGAGCCGGTCGCAGACGGCGGAAGCGTGACGATGGGCGACGATCAGCCGCCCGTCGTCCAGAAGAACCCCGGCGCCGCCAAGCCGTTCGAGGCGCTGGTCGGCGTCATCAACCGGCCGAAGTACTCGGAGTTCGACCCGACCGTGCTGCTCTTCCTGACGTTCCCGGCGTTCTTCGGGTTCATGATCGGGGACCTGGGGTACGGGATCCTCTACGTGCTGCTGGGTTACTGGCTGTACAGTAGCTTCGACAGCGACATGCTCCGGAGTCTCGGTGGCGTCGGCATCTGGGCCGGTGCCTTCACCGCGATATTCGGGATCCTCTACGGCGAGATCTTCGGCTTCCACTACATCGCGGAGTACCTGTGGGGCGGCAGCGCACCGATCCACAAGGGGCTCCAGCCGTACCACAGCGCGTGGGCCCAGGCCTGGCTCGTACTGAGTCTGCTGGCCGGGATGGTCCACCTCGCGATCGGCTGGATTCTGGACTTCGTCCAGAACTTCCAGCACCACGGCCTCGGTGACGCGATCGGCGAGAGCGGTTCGTGGCTGCTGATGCTGTTCGGTATCTGGGCGTGGATCTTCGGTGGCGCGTTCGGCAGCGCACCGGACCTGCTCTACGGGTCCGACAGCGTCTTCAACGGCAACCCGCTCCCGCTCGGCTTCGCCGGGCTCCCAGAGACGGTCGGGCTGGCCGGCCTCGCCGTGTTCTTCGTGGGGCTGGTGTTGCTCGTCAACGCAGAGCCCGTCGAGGGCGTCGAGTTCCTGAACGTGCTGGTCAACGTGCTGTCCTACACCCGGATCGCCGCGGTCCTGCTGGCCAAGGCCGCGATGGCGTTCGTGGTCAACCTGCTCGTGTTCGGTGTCTACGTCACCCAGGAGCACGGTGGTGAGGCGTGGCACTTCGGGACCGGCGGGATGCCCGAAGCCGGCACGACCTACCACGGCTACGAGGTCGTCGACATCATGTTCGGCGGGCTCGTCCACTCCGGGATCGCGGGGGTCCTGGCCGGCATCCTGATCCTCGTGATCGGGCACGTCCTCGTGCTGGCGCTCGGTGTCACGAGCGCCGGTCTGCAGGGCGTGCGTCTCGAGTACGTCGAGTTCTTCGGGAAGTTCTACGAGGGCGGCGGCCGGAAGTACATGCCGTTCGGCCACGAGCGGGAGTACACGGCAGAGGACTGA
- a CDS encoding electron transfer flavoprotein subunit alpha/FixB family protein, with amino-acid sequence MSDVLAVTEHRRGELRDVSLEMITAGRDLADQTGGDLHLAVISGDVDDYASQVNREGVDAIHTVEYGEEFNHDVYTQAIEQLYAEVDPQYLLAPNSVNGMDYAPAVAEGLSLPLVTDAVDLEADGGLTVTREQYGGKVETTIDVEEDHAAVTIRPAEWPVAEGDGDADVSAFDADIDESEIKSTVTGFEEVAGGDVDISEAEFLVSIGRGIDEEENLPLIEALVEATDATLSSSRPIVDNGWLPANRQVGQSGKVVTPDVYIAIGISGAVQHVAGMKGSDTIVAINTDPNAPIWDIADYGIEDDLFEVVPALIEEFGGEAPDI; translated from the coding sequence ATGAGCGACGTCCTCGCAGTCACCGAGCACCGCCGTGGCGAACTGCGCGACGTGAGTCTCGAGATGATCACGGCCGGCCGCGACCTGGCCGACCAGACCGGCGGCGACCTCCACCTCGCCGTCATCAGCGGCGACGTGGACGACTACGCTTCCCAGGTCAACCGCGAGGGCGTCGACGCCATCCACACCGTCGAGTACGGTGAGGAGTTCAACCACGACGTCTACACGCAGGCCATCGAGCAGCTCTACGCCGAGGTCGACCCGCAGTACCTGCTGGCACCCAACTCGGTCAACGGGATGGACTACGCCCCGGCCGTCGCCGAGGGCCTCTCCCTGCCGCTCGTGACCGACGCGGTCGATCTGGAAGCCGACGGTGGCCTCACCGTCACCCGCGAGCAGTACGGTGGCAAGGTCGAGACGACCATCGACGTCGAGGAGGACCACGCCGCCGTCACGATCCGGCCGGCCGAGTGGCCCGTCGCGGAAGGCGACGGCGACGCCGACGTGTCCGCCTTCGACGCCGACATCGACGAGAGCGAGATCAAGTCCACGGTCACCGGCTTCGAGGAGGTCGCCGGCGGCGACGTGGACATCAGCGAGGCGGAGTTCCTCGTCTCGATCGGCCGCGGGATCGACGAGGAGGAGAACCTGCCGCTGATCGAGGCGCTGGTCGAGGCGACCGACGCCACGCTGTCCTCGTCCCGTCCGATCGTCGACAACGGCTGGCTGCCCGCCAACCGGCAGGTCGGCCAGTCCGGGAAGGTCGTCACGCCTGACGTGTACATCGCCATCGGGATCTCCGGGGCGGTCCAGCACGTCGCCGGCATGAAGGGCAGTGACACCATCGTCGCGATCAACACCGACCCCAACGCGCCCATCTGGGACATCGCCGACTACGGCATCGAAGACGACCTCTTCGAGGTCGTGCCGGCCCTCATCGAGGAGTTCGGCGGCGAAGCGCCGGACATCTGA
- a CDS encoding electron transfer flavoprotein subunit beta/FixA family protein yields MKILVTVKEVAEVEDEFEISGGDIAQQYLEYDLNEWDDYAVEEAVQISEDVDDVEVVTATIGPERAEETIRMALAKGADRAIRVWDDEIESAGKLDVDTKAELLAGVVEEEDPDLVLTGVQAGDESNGATGVTLAEKIGFEWAAVVNQLDLDVEGGVANVHRELEGGVEELTEVESPAVLTIQSGINEPRYASLRGIRQAQSKPLDVQTLADVGLDAGDLESPLNQTDMYEPESEGDATVWSGDAEETAGELADFLRDKGVVEG; encoded by the coding sequence ATGAAGATTCTCGTAACGGTAAAGGAGGTGGCGGAAGTCGAGGACGAGTTCGAGATCTCCGGCGGCGATATCGCCCAGCAGTATCTCGAATACGACCTCAACGAATGGGACGACTACGCCGTCGAGGAAGCCGTCCAGATCAGCGAGGACGTCGACGACGTGGAGGTCGTCACCGCGACGATCGGTCCGGAGCGCGCAGAGGAGACCATCCGGATGGCGCTGGCGAAGGGTGCCGACCGCGCGATCCGCGTGTGGGACGACGAGATCGAGAGCGCGGGCAAGCTCGACGTCGACACAAAGGCCGAACTGCTCGCCGGCGTCGTCGAGGAGGAAGACCCCGACCTCGTCCTGACCGGCGTCCAGGCCGGTGACGAGTCCAACGGCGCGACCGGCGTCACACTGGCCGAGAAGATCGGCTTCGAGTGGGCCGCCGTCGTCAACCAGCTCGACCTCGACGTCGAGGGCGGCGTCGCCAACGTCCACCGCGAACTGGAGGGCGGTGTCGAGGAACTCACCGAGGTCGAGAGCCCCGCCGTGCTGACGATCCAGTCCGGGATCAACGAACCCCGCTACGCCAGCCTGCGCGGTATCCGTCAGGCCCAGAGCAAGCCGCTGGACGTCCAGACCCTCGCCGACGTCGGCCTCGACGCCGGCGATCTCGAGAGTCCGCTGAACCAGACCGACATGTACGAGCCCGAGTCCGAGGGCGACGCGACGGTCTGGAGCGGTGACGCAGAGGAGACGGCCGGGGAACTGGCTGACTTCCTGCGGGACAAGGGGGTGGTCGAGGGATGA
- a CDS encoding F0F1 ATP synthase subunit C: MNGVLEATTVLVTLLQNFNPQPAIPTGAAAALAVGLAALGAGYAERGIGAAAVGAIAENDEMFGRGLILTVLPETLVILALVVVFV; encoded by the coding sequence ATGAACGGAGTACTCGAAGCCACGACGGTGCTGGTAACGCTTCTTCAGAATTTCAACCCGCAGCCTGCGATTCCGACTGGCGCGGCAGCCGCGCTGGCGGTCGGTCTGGCGGCCCTCGGTGCGGGCTACGCGGAGCGAGGTATCGGGGCGGCGGCCGTCGGGGCCATCGCCGAGAACGACGAGATGTTCGGTCGTGGGCTCATCCTGACAGTCCTGCCGGAGACGCTCGTGATCCTGGCGCTGGTCGTCGTCTTCGTCTAA
- the ahaH gene encoding ATP synthase archaeal subunit H, producing MPRPEVLDRIKETEEEADEIVAEAEEEADATISSAREEAEEIRQQAREEAEEMAQQRLEDAREEIEAEREKLLAEGDEQREELEEQAAQHRDEVIEHVTDLFEEAVHAQT from the coding sequence ATGCCAAGGCCAGAGGTTCTCGATCGGATCAAAGAGACCGAGGAGGAGGCCGACGAAATCGTCGCCGAGGCCGAGGAGGAGGCCGACGCGACGATTTCGTCGGCCCGCGAGGAGGCCGAGGAGATTCGCCAGCAGGCCCGCGAGGAGGCCGAGGAGATGGCCCAACAGCGCCTCGAGGACGCCAGGGAGGAGATCGAGGCCGAACGCGAGAAGCTCCTCGCGGAGGGCGACGAACAACGCGAGGAACTCGAAGAACAGGCCGCCCAGCATCGTGACGAGGTGATCGAACACGTGACAGACCTGTTCGAGGAGGCGGTGCATGCTCAGACCTGA